The following are from one region of the Arachis duranensis cultivar V14167 chromosome 10, aradu.V14167.gnm2.J7QH, whole genome shotgun sequence genome:
- the LOC107470784 gene encoding probable transcriptional regulatory protein At2g25830 isoform X1 (The sequence of the model RefSeq protein was modified relative to this genomic sequence to represent the inferred CDS: added 16 bases not found in genome assembly) → MIAFRAVLHLQTLPIRVSSTRPASLFLHPHSFALRNRSLSFISPPPLSLPPSLEAATFSNGNLPFRRISTFPAVCMGRRSSKIAGRKEAQNAKKAKLYSRMGKEVVSAVKKGGPNVTSNPLLAAILEKAKELDVPKDIVERNIKRASEKGQEAYIEKVYEVYGYGGVSMVVEVSTDKVHRSVAKIREVVKDCGGKMADSGSVTFKFRRVRVVNIKVTDADKDQLLSIALDAGAEDVIEPSTYEDDTEEDRSERYYKIVGSSDNYATILSKLREEGINFEPDNGSELLPNATIEVDDEAMDLNKELMNKLLELDDVDAVYTDQK, encoded by the exons CGGTTCTTCACCTTCAAACACTTCCCATTCGGGTTTCCTCTACCCGACCCGCTTCCCTCTTTCTTCACCCACACA GTTTTGCTTTGCGGAACAGAAGCTTGTCGTTCATATCGCCACCGCCATTGTCATTGCCGCCATCTTTGGAAGCCGCAACTTTCTCCAATGGCAACTTACCATTCAGGAGGATATCCACTTTTCCTGCCGTTTGCATGGGCAGGCGCTCCTCCAAAATCGCTGGCAGAAAG GAAGCCCAAAATGCAAAAAAGGCTAAATTGTACTCGAGGATGGGAAAGGAGGTTGTGTCTGC TGTCAAGAAAGGTGGTCCAAATGTAACATCTAATCCATTGTTAGCCGCTATACTTGAGAAAGCCAAGGAGCTTGATGTGCCAAAAGATATAGTTGAGCGTAACATCAAAAGAGCTTCAGAGAAGGGACAGGAGGCTTATATTGAGAAAGTCTATGAG GTTTATGGCTATGGAGGGGTTAGTATGGTAGTTGAGGTCTCAACTGATAAGGTACATCGATCAGTGGCAAAGATTAGAGAAGTGGTGAAGGACTGTGGAGGAAAGATGGCAGACTCTGGATCTGTTACATTTAAGTTTAGACGTGTTCGGGTAGTAAATATAAAAGTCACTGATGCTGACAAAGATCAGCTGCTTTCCATTGCATTAGATGCTGGAGCAGAGGATGTAATTGAACCTTCAACTTATGAGGATGACACTGAAGAGGATAGGTCAGAAAG GTATTATAAAATTGTAGGTTCTTCTGATAACTATGCTACTATACTGTCAAAGCTGCGAGAGGAAGGCATAAATTTTGAGCCTGATAATGGTTCTGAATTACTTCCAAATGCTACAATTGAG GTAGATGATGAAGCTATGGACCTGAACAAGGAACTTATGAACAAATTACTTGAgcttgatgatgttgatgcTGTTTATACAGACCAGAAATAA
- the LOC107470784 gene encoding probable transcriptional regulatory protein At2g25830 isoform X2 (The sequence of the model RefSeq protein was modified relative to this genomic sequence to represent the inferred CDS: added 16 bases not found in genome assembly): protein MIAFRAVLHLQTLPIRVSSTRPASLFLHPHSFALRNRSLSFISPPPLSLPPSLEAATFSNGNLPFRRISTFPAVCMGRRSSKIAGRKEAQNAKKAKLYSRMGKEVVSAVKKGGPNVTSNPLLAAILEKAKELDVPKDIVERNIKRASEKGQEAYIEKVYEVYGYGGVSMVVEVSTDKVHRSVAKIREVVKDCGGKMADSGSVTFKFRRVRVVNIKVTDADKDQLLSIALDAGAEDVIEPSTYEDDTEEDRSERYYKIVGSSDNYATILSKLREEGINFEPDNGSELLPNATIEMMKLWT from the exons CGGTTCTTCACCTTCAAACACTTCCCATTCGGGTTTCCTCTACCCGACCCGCTTCCCTCTTTCTTCACCCACACA GTTTTGCTTTGCGGAACAGAAGCTTGTCGTTCATATCGCCACCGCCATTGTCATTGCCGCCATCTTTGGAAGCCGCAACTTTCTCCAATGGCAACTTACCATTCAGGAGGATATCCACTTTTCCTGCCGTTTGCATGGGCAGGCGCTCCTCCAAAATCGCTGGCAGAAAG GAAGCCCAAAATGCAAAAAAGGCTAAATTGTACTCGAGGATGGGAAAGGAGGTTGTGTCTGC TGTCAAGAAAGGTGGTCCAAATGTAACATCTAATCCATTGTTAGCCGCTATACTTGAGAAAGCCAAGGAGCTTGATGTGCCAAAAGATATAGTTGAGCGTAACATCAAAAGAGCTTCAGAGAAGGGACAGGAGGCTTATATTGAGAAAGTCTATGAG GTTTATGGCTATGGAGGGGTTAGTATGGTAGTTGAGGTCTCAACTGATAAGGTACATCGATCAGTGGCAAAGATTAGAGAAGTGGTGAAGGACTGTGGAGGAAAGATGGCAGACTCTGGATCTGTTACATTTAAGTTTAGACGTGTTCGGGTAGTAAATATAAAAGTCACTGATGCTGACAAAGATCAGCTGCTTTCCATTGCATTAGATGCTGGAGCAGAGGATGTAATTGAACCTTCAACTTATGAGGATGACACTGAAGAGGATAGGTCAGAAAG GTATTATAAAATTGTAGGTTCTTCTGATAACTATGCTACTATACTGTCAAAGCTGCGAGAGGAAGGCATAAATTTTGAGCCTGATAATGGTTCTGAATTACTTCCAAATGCTACAATTGAG ATGATGAAGCTATGGACCTGA
- the LOC107470707 gene encoding F-box/LRR-repeat protein 4-like produces MMKLGDDELTLILSHLQDPHDRTSFSEVCKRFLTIHALTRTSIRLIEPDSLHSLLPRFPNLTHFHCSAALSDNNLLFISKTCPNLKTLNLSFRPSSLHRRTFRHFSHRAISSLASRCRLLSAVSLRRRTGVADAGVAAICAASNHHLRHLDLGRCSLVGDGALEAIGRLNSLQVLNLEGCSLVTDLGLGFLACGPLTKTLKVLVLVECDRITDTGVSNLKIFSSLEELNLAECGPKVTDVGCVAVFEAVTGLKKVNLSWLVNVTDAAVVAMAEHGQKLVAVNLTGCELVSGVGIKAFEGHGCLESLVIPGCHYTSASDLECAVLGCKSLKYVELDKGLMFWLPLETQEKISRFCDLGWS; encoded by the coding sequence atgatgaagctaGGGGACGACGAACTCACCTTAATCCTGAGCCATCTCCAAGACCCCCATGATAGAACCTCCTTCTCCGAAGTCTGCAAGCGCTTCCTCACAATACACGCTCTCACGCGAACCTCCATTCGCCTCATCGAACCAGATTCCCTCCATTCTCTTCTCCCGAGGTTCCCCAACCTCACCCACTTCCACTGCTCCGCCGCTCTCTCCGACAATAACCTCCTTTTCATCTCAAAAACATGCCCCAACCTCAAAACTCTCAACCTCTCCTTTCGTCCCTCCTCCCTCCACCGCCGCACCTTCCGCCACTTCTCGCACCGCGCCATTTCCTCTCTCGCTTCTCGATGCCGCCTCTTGTCCGCGGTTTCACTCCGTCGGAGAACCGGTGTTGCTGATGCTGGTGTCGCCGCGATCTGCGCCGCTTCGAACCACCACCTGAGACACCTAGACCTGGGGCGGTGCTCCCTCGTCGGAGACGGCGCGCTTGAGGCGATCGGGCGCTTGAATTCTCTCCAAGTTTTGAACTTGGAGGGTTGTTCGTTGGTTACGGATCTTGGGTTAGGGTTTTTAGCTTGTGGGCCATTGACCAAAACTCTCAAAGTTTTGGTTCTTGTGGAGTGCGATAGAATCACCGACACTGGGGTttccaatttgaaaattttttcctCTCTGGAGGAGCTGAATCTTGCGGAGTGTGGGCCCAAGGTGACGGATGTTGGTTGCGTGGCGGTTTTCGAGGCGGTTACTGGGCTAAAAAAGGTGAATTTGTCATGGCTTGTTAACGTTACTGATGCTGCGGTGGTTGCGATGGCGGAGCACGGGCAGAAGCTGGTGGCGGTGAACTTGACAGGGTGTGAGTTGGTGAGTGGGGTTGGGATTAAGGCATTTGAGGGACATGGATGTTTGGAGTCTCTGGTGATCCCTGGTTGCCACTACACAAGTGCCAGTGATTTAGAATGTGCGGTTCTTGGATGCAAATCTTTGAAGTATGTTGAGCTTGATAAGGGGCTTATGTTTTGGTTGCCATTGGAGACACAAGAGAAAATTTCTAGGTTCTGTGACTTAGGTTGGAGCTGA